Genomic DNA from Oncorhynchus clarkii lewisi isolate Uvic-CL-2024 chromosome 5, UVic_Ocla_1.0, whole genome shotgun sequence:
GTCCAGAACATATCTGCATAATTTCACATGCAACTATGACAGTGCCCATTGGAACACTGCCGAAATGTATTCTCTTTGACAAGTTCTATTCAGCCAACTCCTGTTAGACAGCCGGGCTGTATTCATTAGGGTACACTATATCAAAACATATAGCGACGGACAACGAAAACAGGCATTCCTCATAGGATAAGCTCCGGTCGTCCCTCGTTTATATCAGTTTTATTCCATATGGTGCCTAATGAAAACAACCAAGGTTTGTGTGCGTGGGGTGGGTTAAAATACTTGAGTTGGGGGTGAGTGGGGCTCCCACCACATCAATGATCTGCTCCTTGGCCTCCCCATTGATGTCATCGGTGCCGGGCACCTACAGACcacccagtcctcctctccctggggGCCTGACAGGGCCCACCCCTCCTCCAGCCTTCAGCAGCAGGGCCTTGAAGAAGTGGCGGAGCATCTGTTGTTCGTACTCAGATACCATGAGCCTGCTTCAGCTCCTAGACCAGCACCATGCCAATGAGTAGCTCGTTGAACATCTGGACTATGTCCTCTGTGGGCATGGGGTTCAGGtctacacagagagaacagagtaggGAAAGATGGAGTTAGAAACACGCAGGACGTACCACTTTGAGGCCCTGATTTGGGTTGTGTGAAACCGCAATCCATTGTCAGTAACCAAATTGTTTGCCTGGTTTTACTATTCCTACATGGATATGCAAACTCAATAAAGGCGTAGTCACTCCACTACCTGGTAAGAGTGCGTTGGTATTTTTGGGATGGTCTCTCTTACAGGTTGAgccattttttttgtcaatacTTTCTGAGGTCTGTTTTCTCTATTCAGGTTGGTGTGGTAGATGTGATTTCTATCGCTTGTGTGAGATAGTGCCTTGGTTTGCTTTCCGTATCATTTAGTCCTAGGATACGGTGGTGGTAGGTGGTATGGCTAGCTGCGCACTCACCCACTTCCCGCTCCGTCACAAACTCCTCAATGGCCTTGATCTTCTTCTGGCCTACCGAGCTCGGCAGTTTcatctgtaacacacacacacacacacacacacacacacacacacacacacacacacacaataagtcGGGGATGTCAGGAATATGGGGATAAACTGACAGATTATCCGAGGAGAACTCCACTCCTTTAGCCCTAATGCATTTTGCATAGAGAGTAACGGCTCCCCATCAGTCTTTCAGACGAATAAGCTCCCTCTGCTGCTACGTCTTACAGATATTAGTGCGCCACTAGCGGCATAAATCATGGTTTTTGCTAATGAGAGCTAGGACTGTGTCCCgcctcccaaatagcaccctgttccctatgaagtgcaccgcttttgaccagaatcctatgggccctggtcaaaagtagtgcactacttaggaaattagggtaccatttgggacttaGAGCCAGGCCTAACATGCTCCAGCCACTCTCAGCATACATCACAAGCTATGAGACCACGCATGCTAGACCGGTGaaataaagtaaaataaatgGATCTTTTGGACCCTTGTAAAAATGGAACATTGGTGGAGAGTTTtccaaaaccatctcaaattGATTGTTTGAAAAGAGTGCTTTATATTGGCCTTTTGTAAAGTTGAGGTCCTAGGATTATACTTTTGGAGGGGAACAATCTAAGCAAAACCCATATGCTGTTCCTATATACAAATCATATGCAACTGATCGTTTTAGTGAATGGCCATGCTTACCCTCTGACTGCGCAGTGAGACTCCAGCTGATTTGAAGTCGGGGAATATGATGCCTGCTATCTCAGGAACAGCTTGTTGTGGACAGACGGAGACTGTAGAGAGGTGAGCAAGACTGACTTCGtcacttttttttaaagcaggGTGGCATCAGGGTCCTTTTAAATGCAAAACACACTTGAAATCGtaaccacacaaaaaaaaatattgataggAGTTGATAATTGCACGGGGCCTATATTGGAGGGAAAGGTGGAGCCCTTCACCATATTTCTCACAACTATCAAGATACTCTCAGATCTCTACAAAAGCATGGGGTGGGGGTGATGGTTGATTTACCagtttctctgtctctcgtttCAGTGGGAGCTTCTTCTTGCTGGCTTTGCTCTATGCACGTCTCATCTGTGTTGGTGTCGGCGGCTTTCTTCTCACGCTCCTTTTTCCTGCTCTCAATCATCCGCAGCTCCTGCATCAGatactcctcttcttccacctgcAGGGCAAAACGGGGAAGTGCAACGTGAGTGCTGGGTCATGTTCATCAGGACAAAAATGaactgaaacagggaggtactATCTGAACTTGTCCACTCAGAAAGCTTATTTgggttttccgttgcaaaacgttttgccctaatgaatacgaccctggaCTATAACACAGCATGAAATGTTGGATCCAAACTGGGGAATAAGCTGCACCTTCAAAACACTAACAGTGGAATTGtcttaataataatatatttattttgaaTAGCGCTTTTCATACAGAAcctcacaaaaaaatataattgAAAACAAAATCTGCCAGCCAGATGGCAGTTCATGGGATATGGTCCTCCACAGCTGGATGATGATGCAGTTCATTAAAGGAGTAGGTTAAGTGGAGGTGGTGTCGAGGGTCCAGCCAGGGAGGGAAAACATGTCAGACTTGAGCATATCCTTAGGCACCCCTGTCTCTAAAGTTGTATCAATCCCattgatttataaagccttttttacatcagccgatgtcacagtgctggacagaaacccagcctaaaaccccaaacagcaagcaatgcaggtgtagaagcacggtcgctaggaaaaactccctagaaaggcccgaacctaggaagaaacctagagaggaaccaggctctgaggcgtggccagtcctcttctggctgtgccgggtgaagattacaacagaacatggccaagatgttcaaacgttcatagatgacctgcagggtcagataataatagtcaacggttgtagagggtgcaacaggtcagcacctcaggagtaaatgtcagttggcttttcatagacgATCATTCAgatttagagacagcaggtgcggtagagagagagtccaaaacagaaGGTCCGAGACAAGGTAGCGCGTCCAGTTCACAGCTACTCCTACTGCGGTTTCCTGCGAATCTCGTGACGCGCAACAAATATGTAGATCTTGGGCTCTGTCCATGTTGCAGCCCGGACCTTGCTCAGCGTGCACAAATGTAGTAGTAACGCTCCTTCAGGTAATCCGTTGAACGTTTCTGAAAGCACAAAATCCTGGAATGTTTACGGGATGTCTATTATAATGGAAAGACATTGTATTTCATGAAGTATCACTTGCTTTTAAAAATGCCAATATTCAAATTGAAATGACTCCTGACTGCAATGTGATTTGTGGATTCAAATGAAgtatttaaagtgtgtgtgtaggagcagttgTGGACGACGATGAAACGCAAGTCAAACAGTTGGTCTGTCTCTGCTTTGGTACAGCCGTCGTCATGGAAATACATCTGATACTCCTGCTCCGGGTACACTGGCACCTGCACTGcctagagatggggaggggggggggggggggagagagaaacagggggaaagcgggagagagacagacacagggggagaagaaaagagagagatgggggagacaggtgtgtgcctttccaaatcatgtccaatcaattgaatttcaaggatgatcaatggaaacagaatgcacctgaccTTAATTTTGAGCCTCATAATAAAGGGTGTTTTttgcaaatatttaaaaaagaaacctgttttagctttgtcataatgtggtattgtgtgtagattgatgaggaaaatgttttatttaatcaattttagaataaggctatactgtaacaaaatgtggaaaaagtcaaggggtctggatactttccgGATATACTGTGTGTTacatttcatatggtatgtattaatttgtgaatgtccatcatccattttgtatgatatgatATGTTCTGTAGAGCTACAGTGCTTTCTCCTTTTGTTCTTTTGAcacacatcccactgggcacacactggttgaaacaacattgtttccacgtcactTCATTGAAATTACGTTAAatcaacgtggaatagatgttgaattgacatctgtgcccagtgggatgaaaTCAAAATCATACTACTCCTGGTCACTCTGACTCCACTTCTCCCAATGGGTCCTTCACCATCTTTGTGACCGCAAAAACAAGTTTCCCAAAAAAACATTATTGCTCATGAATCACACTCCAACAGGGAATGAGGCATTATCACACTGAGGATTATCTTGATTTACAACTTTAGCCCTTTTATCGCCATTATTAGGTGTTACAGTATTACACAATTTTTTTCCAGCCGCACTTGCGCCGACAGAATCAAACAGTCCTTCTGCCATTGCTCCGACCTAATTAGCGTTGTCAGGGCGGAGGTAGGACCATCTCATCCTTGTATACAGTATCTGTGAACAAGCTTCCATTCAGTATTCTTCTTTGccatataacacattagatctggtaaaagataatacaaacaaaaatatgcttttttcccccatcatctttgaaatacaaGAGAAAGGCCAGACTTTCATGTAGGAGTCTAGGTGTCacttagattttggccactagatggcaggagTGTGTctaaagtttcagactgatccagtgaagaattacattTCTGCCCAAATTGttgtttacacactcccaggaatgtcatacatgatggatcattagcttatacactaactttcacacagcTAGATGGCCGggtggggtgggtgtggagccagagtcAGCAGTGGGGTCAAACTATAGatcccagttcctacatttgaacatTAAAATTGATTATATCAAACTAAACTATGCTACATtgtatctctgggaccctcaggatgacaaatcagagcaagattaaagtacattatttaccttcagaggtgaatgtatcaaaccagttacCGTGAtaaaagttttttgttgttgtgcactctcctcaaacaatagcatgtttttttctcactgtaatagctactgttaatTGGATACTGCAGTTAGATTGACACatatttaagctttctgccaatataagACATCTCTATGTCCCAGAAAGTTGGCTGTTGTAaacaacgtcattctagtcatATTAGCGTATGTTAGCAACAACCGTTCCAGTTTAGGGACAGTAGAGGATAATGCACCGCCCCATGCAGGAAGGATCTGTACCCAATTCCTGGAAGCTTGGGCAAATTGCTGCGGGgtgggtgcagagctgttggccggggtaggggtagccaggtggaaagcatggccagccgtagaaaaatgcttgttgaaattctcgaCTATCGTAGATTTATCGATGGTGACCGTGTTTCTTATCCTCagcgcagtgggcagctgggaggaggtgctcttattctccggaatttgtgctacaggatgcaaatttctgtttgaaaaaaatagcatttgctttcctaactgactgtataTATtgtttcctaacttccctgaaaagttgcatatcgtgggggctattcgatgctaatgcagtacgtcacaggatgtttttgtgctggacaaggcagtcaagtctggagtgaaccaagggcaatatctgttcttagttctacatgcttatttaagatggtgaggaatgaGCAAGTttaagaataaccaggcatcctctactgacaggatgaggtcaatatccttccaggatacccgggccaggtcgattagaaaggcctgctcgctgaagtgttttagggagtgtttgacagtgatgaggggtggtcgtttgatgcATTACAgaagcaggcaatgaggcagtgatcgctgagatcctggttgaagacatcagaggtgtatttagagggcaggttggtcaggatgatatctatgatggTGCCCGTGTATATAAGGTTGTatctggtaggttccttgatcatttgtgtgagattgagggcatctagcttagattgtaggacggccgggatgttaagcatatcccagttcaGGTCACCTAACAGTGCGAACTCTGAAGAcaaatggggggcaatcaattcacatatggtgtccagggcacggttgagggctgaggggggtctataacaagcggcaacagtgaaatacttatttctggaaaggtggatttttaaaagtagaagctcgaactgtttgggcacagacctggattgcattacagaactctgcagactatgtatgcagtagattgcaactctgcccctttggcagttctatctagGTGGAAAATGTTgaagttggggatggaaatttcagaatttttggtggccttcctaagccaggattcagacacggctaagacgtcagggttggcggagtgtgctaaagcagtgtataaaacaaacttagggaggaggcttctgatattaacatgcatgaaaccaaggcttttatggttacagaagtcaacaaatgagagcacctgagGAATAGGTGTGGTACttggggctacagggcctgggttaacctctacatcaccagaggaacagaggaggagtaggataagggtacagctaaagactataagaactggtcatctagtgcaTTGGGAACAGAgcataaaaggagcagatttctgggcgtggtagaatagatccaggacataatgtacagacaagggtatggtaggatatgAGTACAGCGGAGGTAatcctaggcattgagtgacgatgagaggtttcgtctctggaggcaccagttaagccaggtgaggtctccgcatgtgtgtggggtgggacaaaagagctatctaaggcaagTTGAGCAggactgagggctctacagtgaaaaaaaaataataagaacTAGCCGAGACAGCAGTAGACGAGGCATGTTGACATATTGACAATGTTAAGACTGCACAAGagttaagtaaccatctgtcttatgtaaccatatcaAACACAACATATCTTACTAATTTCTGTGTCagttacgtttactatgttacgtctagtctatgagaccagaaTGTCCTGGAACATTGTTAACATTGTGGGAGGCAACCAGTGATGTACCAAATATTATAATTAACCCCTTTCATCTGTGTATATACATCATTGTAGGCAATGACGTATGCCTAGGGAGACTGTGACAATAACATCCTTTTTGGTCTGTAGGTGCCCAACATAACATGTGGTGGTGGGTTGGACACAGCCACTCACATAGATATCGAGTTCTATAGAGCCTGTCTGCAGTCCTGATTTCTGTAACTGTGAGCTAATCTGTGTAATATTGGCTTAAACTAAGAACCAATTGTTTTGCAACACACTGATTCAATCAACGATGTATCCAAGTCTTTTAAATGAAATGActttgaaccaacatggaatagacattgaattgatgtctgtgcccagtgagaGGGTCCTGTTTAATCATAGAGAACAAAGAGACGTATTAACTTCACTAACCCTTTTATTAAAAACAACCATACATAGAAAGTTATTTGTCGTGAACATATGATCATGACCCACATTTTTCAAAGTAACATTAAACAAACGTTAGAACGATCAGACCCTGTTTTAAGCCCCGCATTTTTCTTTTTCAGgtcttgcctgttttgcatgttattttggcattaatactcgtcacatatcagtttgcaaacaatgtaaaaaaaatatatataaatataattgagttaataaagctgcatacaaacatggtttcttttttgttttcttgagtaaggcagctccaaaaagcaggtgtttcagcctagctcagtgctttctgtggtggtggggcaagacagcagaaaatacggagcgttacaccatgattggctcagtgttctgtcactcatggggacactatgttacattagaagtgcccatacAAGAAGGATCAATGTCATTGGCCACCCATAAAATTACATCAATTCAcagtatatgtacagtagctttgattggactgctttcaaaatcttagctagcagtcatcaccatgaatcaagtcgacaatctactgtcAAATCTTTTTAattcttgtcatatgaagagaaataatgaagagaaattatagataaaatgtatcagtgctcatcggccattggatataaacattacacaactagtttgaaatcgcaaattcaacaatgagtggtttggaaggaatcagtgacagtggctgtgtggtcccaaatctgggataAAGGGGCTCTTTTCCACGTTTAAAAtgaaaacattcaacattggccatgctgtcaatgaagcatgatttatGCTGCGCTCAAAACAACCGTTAACTCGGAACTGCGAAAACATGACTTTTTTGAgtttaagacaactgggaaataCGGAagaaacgagctccgactgggaaatacgttttgaacggactctggcctctttctagagctacgacctgaagatcactgaagtcatcatgattcaaccagttcccagttgtcttgaaagcaccataaagaGACTTTGATCACAAAAGCCCACGAAGGACCaccgtgccaccttcctgttcaagtgagcacagcacaacaaggtgagtccaaaaatgtcttgtatgctgctgcataaatgatgtaatatgccaaggagatatgtatactgtatctaagaaagtaatactaagtgtatgttgtgtagtaagctgttagtagcccatgtgcctcacacGTGCTGCtacattgcttgctctttggggttttaggctgggtttctgtatagcactttgtgacatcagctgatgtaaaaagggctttttaatacatttgattgattgatcatttggtctatttacccctcttaatttcgcctactgttctgacttggtgatgcacatgtagcctataacctgttttagagaaatgtaatcatcaaattttggaagagctttcattgtctgcttaaatGCCCCCTTTTTTTTTATCCTACGcttgacttggtgtacagggagaacactgtaaaaacggcccatgttctgaattctgtcgctgtacatctcaaaagtgctaaacaaatagttatgactatatccgtcctagctcgctcattaacgtcttaatctaaattatggattgcctcttatcctccCCTTattccatagtttgtacatctcaattgtcagtagaaactacatttgtttaagcaagtcagccatatcagctgttttttttaaaggcagtaaatgaggcggaattaactgtttcgctgccagacaaagacgctgatagccaggtgttgcagtggtaaggtgttgggactgctgttgggagtTGACCCTAAATtgaccctaacagtttgtgggcactgtttgtcaccgttatagtgcaattaatgtattgtttagtgttgtggctttgctggcatgcatcccatttatttgttttttttgccacaccaagatttacatgctaaaatagcCACTGAGAATGATAATGCAGTGTTGCCTGGAAGTGACATTCAGAAGATATTGGATGGGTTAAACAAAACACTTAGGATTACATACATTGACGTTGCTAAAATTGCTTTGTTAAACTTGGATAATTGAAAAAGAACTACTAACTACCAAGTGATCTTCGTTCACTTTATCTCCTCATATTCCTGTCCCTATACTTCCTGCTAATTCTCCTTGATCTCAGTGGTGTACACAGGCTGAACCACCACACGGTAGGAGAACTGGTCTGAGTGGCACGGATAGGCCTGGCCCGCAGAGATGTTTGCTGGAATCTGGGCCTGATTTCCGCCATTGCCAATCGTGGATGCAAAATCCTGGACATGGAATACAAACTCCCCTTCACACATCAGGACAACCTTGTTGAGGTAGCGGATGCTGTCCTGATACTCTTGGGGCAACTCCCTGTTATTCTGGGCAGTTAGCGAGACCATCGGCAGCGACGGACAGCGAATGCCGCTGTTTGAGCATTCATGGTTGTGGATAAAGACCCTGGTGTTCCAGTTGAGCTTTTTGAACAGGGAAAAAAAGGCACTGTTGTGCACAGGGCTGTCAAAGTTGGCACTGAGGCTGTTGAGGTTCTGGCCTGAGTGGTAATAGTGTCCGACGTATCGGAACGTGTTGAGATCCTTTGAGCTGAAAGTGAAGCTCCATGGCTTGCCAGTGTAGATCCTGGGTGTGTATTCCACCTTTTTAAGGAGGAGGCCCCCAGCTAGCGTCTGGAAGGGTAGTGCATTGAACTGAAAGCCCTGCAACATGCCGGCATTATAACGCTCTTGTTGGTCCATGTACAGTTCAGACTTGGCTTTGAGGTTGAACAAATCTTCAGCAGCGATCATGGGGAAACGGATGTGGTTCAAAATGGCGACCTGGTCTTCGTGGGTGGACGAGTTACCCTGTTCCAACACCCAGTCCTCCAAACCCTTTAGGAGGAAGGCCTCATCTGGCACTACCACGTCTGAACGGGCTAGAAGGGCCTTTACTGTGCCCAGGGCAAGACCAGTCCAGGCTGGGGAACGGATCAGTGACTCACAGTTCCAGGCAAGGTAGCGCAGACAGGTTTCCTGCAGAACTGTGTCGCCTGTGTGGACTGAGTACTCGTACAGAGAGGTCTGGGTCTGGAAGGAGGCATCATCGGGGAGCAGCCAGGTGAAAAGCCTCCCTGCCGCCTCCTGAAGCTGCTTCAGACCCCAGTCGGACGCCATCTTGTGGATGCACTGGGCAGAGGACATGGTCACGTTAATCTGCCGCGTGTACAGATACCTGAGGAAGataaaaaatattacaaaaataCATGGATTCTCTGCCACGGCAAAGCTTTGCTTTGCAGAACAATATTGTTGATGTAACAGTAACTAGATTAAGGTTTGCTAGCAGGTTGGTGCCGCCTTACCTCAGGAAGTCGGTGACATGTGGCCGGCAGTTGAGGCTGACGTCTAGGTTGAGGTTACTGAGGTTCTCCTCTTGTGTGGTGTTTAAGATGGAGGCATTTGGGTCCAGAGTGACAATCAGCTTGTGAACACAGATAGTTTCCACAGCGCTGTTTGCAACCCGCACCATGATGTCAAAGTCACAGTCGCGTCCACTGTCAAACAGCGCCCCCATGTGGTTACTGAGGCCTGTGTTGTGGTCCAGAGTGTAGACGCGACTGCTATTCC
This window encodes:
- the LOC139408997 gene encoding galectin-3-binding protein B-like, which codes for MSGEYCLISCVLLLMVSLSVGFQNGNMRLVGGELALEGRVEIYYNGQWGTVCDDNWDITEAQVVCRYLNYPGALTAVVGGIYGQGSGPIWMDDLNCEGTEKDLSHCLFKGWGVTDCQHAEDAGVVCERESSRNSSRVYTLDHNTGLSNHMGALFDSGRDCDFDIMVRVANSAVETICVHKLIVTLDPNASILNTTQEENLSNLNLDVSLNCRPHVTDFLRYLYTRQINVTMSSAQCIHKMASDWGLKQLQEAAGRLFTWLLPDDASFQTQTSLYEYSVHTGDTVLQETCLRYLAWNCESLIRSPAWTGLALGTVKALLARSDVVVPDEAFLLKGLEDWVLEQGNSSTHEDQVAILNHIRFPMIAAEDLFNLKAKSELYMDQQERYNAGMLQGFQFNALPFQTLAGGLLLKKVEYTPRIYTGKPWSFTFSSKDLNTFRYVGHYYHSGQNLNSLSANFDSPVHNSAFFSLFKKLNWNTRVFIHNHECSNSGIRCPSLPMVSLTAQNNRELPQEYQDSIRYLNKVVLMCEGEFVFHVQDFASTIGNGGNQAQIPANISAGQAYPCHSDQFSYRVVVQPVYTTEIKEN